In one window of Zingiber officinale cultivar Zhangliang chromosome 11A, Zo_v1.1, whole genome shotgun sequence DNA:
- the LOC122032136 gene encoding ubiquitin-like domain-containing protein CIP73, whose translation MVQPVPFFPGSNFSSHHMGAAYTGHGSQGEPLGTTFVPGNITIRLRAGRTVPVSHHNLGTQGGQEVQETSNPTENSSISNVVPQAVYGASDNPSLAGDSGVRVLPIRTMVPLPAGVRQSTSDPSGSAVGLIYPVLARVQHVTSGNLGDSRGNVLSNGENENGHNSEQQHTTGSTIQSQNLESSIGDFIHEINQISANIDSFASGLNASINESAPASHQGSLRDFLSGSQRMQSSISNNEIQFEQQNRQSPISQLTGRLDQWLQSFLPREQVHVNATSHPEFARGSSAHQAGIGGNSSPEVGVSVSEDGLFFSRLVRNLMPFISQATSTDQDTIINQSSSTAVATMQNSNDSSSSRSRRDPPDAPSPKRARGE comes from the exons ATGGTTCAG CCTGTTCCTTTCTTTCCAGGATCAAATTTTAGTTCACATCATATGGGAGCGGCATATACTGGTCATGGTTCACAAGGTGAACCGCTGGGTACTACATTTGTTCCCGGAAATATCACCATTCGTCTTCGTGCAG GTCGTACTGTACCAGTTTCCCATCATAACCTAGGCACACAAGGTGGACAAGAAGTTCAAgaaacatcaaatccaactgaAAATTCTTCTATTTCAAACGTTGTTCCTCAAGCAGTTTATGGAGCTTCAGATAATCCATCTCTTGCTGGAGATTCTGGAGTAAGAGTATTGCCGATAAGAACAATGGTTCCTCTACCAGCTGGAGTTCGCCAATCCACATCCGACCCATCTGGTAGTGCAGTTGGGTTAATCTACCCAGTTCTTGCAAGGGTTCAACATGTTACTTCTGGGAACTTGGGTGATTCTAGGGGCAATGTATTGTCTAATGGGGAAAACGAGAATGGTCATAACAGTGAGCAACAGCATACCACTGGATCTACTATACAATCACAAAACTTGGAATCTTCTATCGGAGATTTTATTCATGAGATTAACCAAATTTCTGCAAATATAGATTCTTTTGCTTCTGGGTTAAATGCCTCAATAAATGAATCAGCTCCAGCTTCACATCAAG GCTCTTTAAGAGACTTCCTTAGTGGAAGCCAACGGATGCAATCCAGTATTAGCAACAACGAAATCCAATTTGAACAACAGAACAGGCAAAGCCCTATTTCTCAACTAACTGGCAGATTGGATCAGTGGCTACAGTCATTTTTACCCAGAGAGCAAGTTCATGTTAATGCCACTAGTCATCCTGAGTTTGCTAGAGGTTCTTCCGCACATCAAGCAGGCATAGGTGGAAATTCATCGCCTGAGGTGGGTGTAAGTGTAAGTGAGGATGGATTATTCTTCTCAAGGTTAGTACGTAATCTTATGCCATTCATATCTCAAGCCACATCAACAGATCAAGATACAATAATTAATCAAAGCTCTTCAACAGCAGTG GCCACCATGCAGAACTCAAATGACTCTAGTAGTTCCCGAAGTCGTCGAGACCCACCTGATGCCCCCAGTCCAAAACGTGCAAGG GGTGAATGA
- the LOC122031531 gene encoding ubiquitin-like domain-containing protein CIP73, with amino-acid sequence MGAHDPSEATTSCIDATKDSQSTVEIKIKTLDSQTYTLQVEKSVPIPKLKEQIASITGVISEQQRLICRGKVLKDDEILSTYHIEDGHTLHMVVRQPQQFSSSPSSHMENEGAPAANATSDTYHSHVSQGAHTLVFETANIGQGDHHTHLSQIISSILNVVATRNTESQTSTTDLRDLSARASLDIPFGELGSRQPSDQFQAAVPLGPQQPTVIPDSLTTIHQYLSFMRNEFFREGVEYRNEPDTANMLGNGLQSHHSFTPGGPPSLASLTDILLSTRELLMMLADGYISQFTRRLEDQVNLMDPLMRGNLQNSVLKSYCRIWGYYC; translated from the exons ATGGGTGCTCATGATCCTTCAGAAGCAACAACATCTTGTATAGATGCTACAAAAGATTCACAGAGCACCGTGgagataaaaattaaaacattGGATTCTCAAACATACACTCTGCAAGTAGAGAAGTCT gtGCCAATCCCAAAGCTGAAGGAACAAATAGCCAGCATTACTGGGGTAATCTCAGAACAACAACGTCTAATATGCCGTGGCAAGGTTCTGAAAGATGATGAAATTTTGTCTACATATC ACATTGAAGATGGTCATACCTTGCATATGGTTGTTAGACAACCACAACAATTTTCTTCATCCCCATCAAGTCATATGGAAAATGAAGGTGCACCAG CTGCTAATGCTACTTCGGATACTTATCATAGTCATGTTAGTCAAGGAGCTCATACCTTAGTCTTTGAGACTGCTAATATTGGTCAAGGGGATCATCATACTCATCTTTCTCAG ATTATATCTAGTATCTTGAATGTTGTTGCAACAAGAAATACTGAATCCCAGACCTCAACTACAGATCTCAGG GATTTGAGTGCAAGAGCCTCTCTTGACATTCCATTTGGTGAGCTTGGTTCTAGGCAGCCATCTGACCAATTCCAAGCTGCAGTTCCATTGGGGCCTCAACAGCCGACT GTAATTCCTGATTCTTTGACCACCATACATCAGTATTTGAGCTTCATGAGGAATGAGTTCTTCAGAGAAG GTGTGGAATACAGAAATGAACCAGACACCGCTAATATGCTTGGCAATGGTCTTCAGTCTCACCATTCTTTTACCCCAGGTGGCCCACCAAGTCTAGCGTCTTTAACAGACATTCTGCTTTCTACAAGAGAATTGCTAATGATGCTAGCTGATGGATACATATCA CAATTCACAAGGCGCCTAGAGGATCAAGTAAATTTGATGGATCCTCTTATGCGCGGGAACCTTCAAAACAGTGTGCTTAAATCTTATTGCAGAATTTGGGGTTATTACTGCTAG